Proteins encoded by one window of Phycisphaerae bacterium:
- a CDS encoding DUF6263 family protein — protein MKVEKLCAVICISLAIVIGGCVPTAQMKLSLAPQSETVYKVTMETSKDYSFVQPSINKTKERHTVGKVEMVFAQKIESVDGQGSAIADISVKQLKYLSQNPEGKSVEFDSENEQGKADPLAKLVGVSYKIKITPKGSVEVVDVAAARGILKSGSAGKVAERLFSDEEIARRHQVMALFDAKGPCKKGDKWSSLAASPGGMLKPKTFEKIYTVTDVKQQNKQTTAVVTMNAVPSSKRSEELAGKEPAMGFFANMFDEKDEYTGKMVVNLTTGVISSYQETLKAQWLAAESPDDQKSDKGPDQLTMGFTSIYSIEKVD, from the coding sequence ATGAAAGTGGAAAAACTTTGTGCTGTTATCTGCATTTCTTTAGCGATTGTTATTGGCGGCTGCGTTCCGACCGCCCAGATGAAACTCAGCCTTGCGCCGCAGAGCGAAACAGTATATAAAGTTACTATGGAAACGAGCAAGGATTATTCGTTTGTTCAGCCTTCCATAAACAAGACTAAAGAGCGCCATACGGTCGGCAAAGTCGAAATGGTCTTCGCTCAAAAGATTGAATCTGTCGACGGACAGGGCAGCGCGATAGCGGATATTAGCGTAAAACAACTGAAGTATCTCTCGCAGAATCCGGAAGGCAAGTCGGTAGAGTTTGACAGTGAAAACGAGCAGGGCAAAGCAGACCCGCTCGCCAAACTTGTCGGCGTTAGCTATAAAATCAAAATTACGCCGAAGGGAAGCGTCGAGGTCGTCGATGTGGCCGCTGCGAGGGGGATTTTGAAAAGCGGTTCGGCCGGGAAAGTAGCCGAGCGTCTGTTCAGCGATGAGGAAATAGCAAGACGCCATCAGGTTATGGCCCTGTTCGATGCCAAGGGTCCATGCAAGAAGGGCGACAAATGGAGTTCACTGGCGGCTTCTCCGGGCGGGATGCTCAAACCGAAAACCTTTGAAAAGATTTATACTGTAACCGACGTAAAACAGCAGAACAAGCAAACAACGGCAGTGGTAACTATGAATGCCGTTCCAAGTTCGAAACGATCGGAAGAGCTTGCGGGAAAAGAGCCTGCAATGGGTTTCTTTGCCAATATGTTCGATGAGAAAGACGAGTATACCGGCAAAATGGTCGTCAATTTGACTACCGGCGTAATCAGCAGTTATCAGGAAACTTTAAAGGCACAGTGGCTTGCGGCGGAATCTCCCGATGACCAGAAAAGCGATAAAGGGCCTGACCAGTTAACAATGGGATTTACGAGTATTTATAGTATCGAGAAAGTTGACTGA
- a CDS encoding isoprenyl transferase, with product MSKEIPDLKANRIATAKRLGIEPEKIPRHVAIIMDGNGRWATNRHLPRFQGHRQGARTVEKIVDYCVDVGLDCLTLYSFSMQNWKRPKLEIAFLMQLYTRYFIGIRKTLKEHNVKLIHLGRTEKLPPKLVREMHKTIEISSEYTGMTLGIALNYGSREEIIDAAKKISLDCVNGKLKPEQIDEQVVTNSLYTAGLPDPDLLIRTSDEKRISNFLLWQLSYAEFYITDTLWPDFTPADVDKAIMEFSKRARRMGDIKPSLV from the coding sequence GTGTCGAAGGAAATACCGGATTTAAAGGCAAATCGTATCGCGACAGCCAAACGACTCGGTATCGAGCCTGAAAAGATTCCGCGTCACGTCGCGATTATAATGGACGGCAACGGCAGATGGGCGACTAATCGGCACCTGCCTCGTTTCCAGGGTCATCGGCAGGGCGCAAGAACGGTGGAGAAAATTGTCGATTACTGCGTCGATGTGGGGCTGGATTGTCTGACGCTTTATTCGTTCAGTATGCAGAACTGGAAACGGCCTAAATTGGAAATTGCTTTCCTGATGCAGCTTTATACCCGTTATTTTATCGGGATAAGAAAAACTCTCAAAGAGCACAATGTAAAGTTGATACACCTTGGCAGGACCGAAAAACTGCCTCCCAAACTTGTCAGGGAAATGCATAAAACGATTGAAATTTCCTCGGAATATACCGGGATGACTCTCGGGATAGCCCTCAATTACGGCAGCAGAGAGGAGATTATCGACGCGGCGAAGAAAATTTCACTCGATTGTGTCAATGGCAAATTAAAACCTGAACAGATTGACGAACAGGTTGTAACTAATAGTCTTTATACGGCCGGTTTGCCGGACCCGGATTTGCTGATAAGAACCTCAGATGAAAAGAGAATCAGCAATTTTCTTTTGTGGCAGCTTTCGTATGCCGAGTTTTATATTACTGATACTCTCTGGCCCGATTTCACTCCTGCCGATGTTGACAAGGCGATAATGGAATTTTCAAAACGTGCAAGACGTATGGGCGATATCAAGCCGTCTTTAGTATAA
- a CDS encoding phosphatidate cytidylyltransferase → MLKYRLIFGTLMTICFIGLVLFDGFLDGSLSSQKPDAAVQATLLVIMLILVAIPANIELAKLISAGGAKIFLPVTITSSVLLSTGWYISQFFADKNQFAAVFFISVFALSTLAIFLWQGLKYASVGAFANCGANLLSIAYLGALAGFFIKIRIDFGPIIFLMFIFVVKFADIGAYTAGRLFGKHKFSPVISPKKTWEGMAGGSLFSAVAASIIAKVFDIMPLWQAVIFGVCFAFLGQLGDLAESMLKRAAEQKDSAGTVPGFGGVLDIIDSPLGTAVLAYLFFLFVI, encoded by the coding sequence ATGCTTAAATATAGATTGATATTCGGAACACTAATGACGATTTGTTTTATCGGTCTTGTGCTTTTCGATGGTTTTTTAGACGGCAGTTTAAGTTCTCAAAAACCCGATGCGGCCGTGCAGGCGACACTTCTTGTGATTATGTTAATTCTCGTAGCGATTCCGGCGAACATCGAACTGGCCAAACTCATAAGCGCAGGCGGGGCGAAAATTTTTCTGCCTGTTACGATTACTTCGAGCGTTTTGCTTTCAACTGGATGGTACATTTCACAATTCTTCGCGGACAAAAATCAGTTCGCGGCCGTTTTCTTTATTTCGGTTTTCGCGTTGAGCACCCTGGCGATTTTTTTATGGCAGGGATTGAAATACGCCTCTGTCGGGGCCTTTGCAAACTGCGGGGCAAATCTGCTTTCGATAGCATATCTGGGAGCATTGGCAGGTTTCTTTATTAAGATAAGAATTGATTTTGGCCCCATTATATTTTTGATGTTTATTTTTGTTGTAAAATTTGCCGACATAGGGGCTTATACGGCAGGCAGGCTTTTCGGAAAGCACAAATTTTCGCCTGTCATAAGCCCGAAAAAGACCTGGGAGGGTATGGCGGGAGGATCGCTTTTTTCTGCAGTTGCGGCCTCGATAATTGCAAAAGTTTTTGATATAATGCCGCTCTGGCAGGCGGTGATTTTCGGAGTCTGTTTCGCTTTTCTCGGCCAGCTTGGCGATTTGGCAGAATCGATGCTCAAACGTGCGGCCGAGCAGAAGGATTCTGCCGGTACGGTCCCCGGTTTTGGCGGGGTTCTCGATATAATTGATTCGCCGCTGGGCACCGCGGTTTTAGCTTATTTGTTTTTTCTGTTTGTGATTTAA
- a CDS encoding phosphatidylglycerophosphatase A produces MSVKKLILSCFGVGFIPFAPGTMASLLTLAVFLVVHYFLPIDIVSIIFLFVVIIASSVLCLLFAGQAEKLEDKKDPGWIVIDEVAGQSVALLTAAVTNRRVLTVAIAAFVLFRIFDILKPPPIREIQQLDGGLGVLIDDLVAGVMAGTILCILSFLFTFIQ; encoded by the coding sequence ATGAGCGTGAAAAAACTTATTCTATCCTGTTTCGGAGTCGGATTTATACCTTTCGCTCCGGGTACAATGGCCAGCTTACTGACTTTGGCGGTTTTTCTGGTTGTTCATTATTTTCTTCCGATAGATATTGTTTCTATTATTTTTCTTTTTGTCGTAATAATAGCATCGAGCGTTCTTTGCCTTCTGTTTGCAGGTCAGGCGGAGAAACTGGAGGATAAAAAAGACCCCGGCTGGATTGTAATAGATGAAGTCGCCGGCCAGTCCGTAGCTTTGTTAACGGCGGCCGTAACGAACAGGAGAGTTTTAACGGTTGCTATCGCCGCTTTTGTGCTTTTCCGGATTTTCGATATTCTCAAACCGCCGCCAATACGCGAAATTCAGCAGCTTGACGGCGGATTAGGCGTGCTTATCGACGATTTGGTTGCCGGTGTCATGGCAGGGACGATATTGTGTATACTTTCGTTCCTTTTTACATTTATCCAATAA
- the dgt gene encoding dNTP triphosphohydrolase, whose translation MSEFIQLYAVTETNSKGRRFKEPAHAYRMPFERDRDRIIHTSAFRRLEGKTQVFMPQTNDQYRTRLTHSIEVSQIGRTIAKSLGLNEALTEAICLAHDLGHSPFGHSGEAALNEIMKDFGGFEHNAQTLRIVDVLERPYPDFVGLNLMYETRLGLAKHRTFYDKPQGNGFTEKNCSLEGQIADLSDRIAYNCHDLEDGLRSNLLNYKMIMDINLCAQAAERCEAEKISETVIRNTRIAKTIIDMLVGDCIETSRGAIMSVHLENLQQVLDRGENFITLSGDAEKGLVELEKFLHSNMYENPAVKSVSGQAAGWLAKIFNKFKNDPRQLPRFYQNLAGEFGLERAICDYVAGMTDWYCLEIIK comes from the coding sequence ATGTCTGAGTTTATTCAATTATACGCCGTAACCGAAACAAACAGCAAGGGCAGAAGATTTAAAGAGCCTGCTCACGCCTACCGAATGCCTTTCGAACGCGACAGGGACAGAATAATTCACACATCTGCGTTTCGACGGCTGGAAGGCAAAACACAGGTATTTATGCCGCAGACAAACGACCAGTACCGTACACGTCTTACGCATAGTATCGAAGTTTCGCAGATAGGCAGGACAATAGCAAAATCGCTCGGCCTGAACGAAGCTCTTACCGAAGCGATATGTCTTGCCCACGATTTGGGACACAGTCCGTTCGGCCACAGCGGCGAAGCGGCGCTTAACGAGATTATGAAAGACTTCGGGGGGTTCGAACACAACGCCCAGACACTGCGGATTGTCGATGTGCTCGAAAGGCCCTATCCTGATTTTGTCGGGCTGAATCTGATGTACGAGACGAGACTGGGCCTTGCAAAACACAGAACTTTTTATGATAAACCGCAGGGAAACGGTTTTACGGAAAAGAACTGTTCGCTCGAAGGTCAAATCGCGGATTTATCCGACAGAATCGCCTATAACTGCCATGACCTCGAAGACGGCCTGCGTTCAAACCTGCTGAACTATAAAATGATTATGGATATTAATCTCTGCGCACAGGCTGCCGAGAGGTGCGAGGCCGAGAAAATCAGCGAAACGGTTATCAGGAACACGCGAATCGCCAAGACAATCATAGATATGCTTGTCGGCGATTGTATCGAAACGAGCCGAGGCGCGATAATGTCCGTTCATCTGGAAAATCTGCAGCAGGTACTGGACAGGGGCGAGAATTTTATAACGTTAAGCGGCGATGCGGAAAAGGGACTTGTCGAATTGGAAAAATTTCTGCATAGTAATATGTATGAAAACCCTGCCGTAAAATCCGTTTCCGGTCAGGCGGCGGGCTGGCTGGCGAAGATATTTAACAAATTCAAAAACGACCCGAGGCAATTGCCGAGGTTCTACCAGAATCTCGCAGGCGAGTTCGGCCTCGAAAGGGCAATCTGCGATTATGTGGCCGGTATGACAGACTGGTACTGTCTTGAGATTATTAAATAG
- a CDS encoding HIT domain-containing protein, producing MERNNLWAPWRIGYIQGLSEKHDCFICHNVKHPQQDGENFVLWRTSNSLVMLNKFPYNNGHLLLAPVRHIAGLDELNDGELPEITKLIVASQKVLTAAIKPHGFNVGMNFGRCAGAGLPGHLHIHIVPRWDGDTNFMDTCAGTDVISQGMKDLYKQLKNASGENNLPGF from the coding sequence TTGGAAAGAAATAATCTTTGGGCGCCGTGGAGGATTGGATATATTCAGGGCTTGAGCGAAAAACACGACTGCTTTATCTGCCATAATGTAAAACATCCGCAGCAGGATGGAGAAAATTTTGTATTATGGCGGACCAGTAACAGCCTTGTAATGCTCAATAAGTTTCCCTACAACAACGGTCATCTGCTTTTAGCTCCTGTCAGACATATAGCCGGTCTCGACGAACTCAATGACGGCGAATTGCCGGAGATTACAAAACTTATCGTCGCCTCTCAGAAGGTTTTAACGGCCGCGATAAAGCCGCACGGTTTTAATGTCGGTATGAACTTCGGCAGATGCGCAGGGGCGGGTCTTCCCGGCCATTTGCATATCCATATCGTTCCGCGATGGGACGGCGACACCAATTTTATGGATACTTGTGCCGGTACTGATGTTATTAGCCAGGGGATGAAAGATTTATACAAGCAGCTTAAAAATGCAAGCGGCGAAAATAATCTTCCGGGGTTTTGA
- a CDS encoding adenylosuccinate synthase, whose translation MNICVVGLQWGDEGKGKVVDILAEKNDIVVRYGGGANAGHTVVIGDKKFALHLLPSGAIRPNTACVIANGVVVDPEVLLGEIDSLSERGITLDGRLLISENAHVVLDYHKAEDRYREESLGKNKIGTTVRGIGPCYSDKVGRSYAVRMADLLNIETLKGKLENIVNYKNKIFAALYNAPPMNAAEIYEKCKIYSQKLSKFVCDTTAYLHEQIESGRNILFEGAQGALLDLDHGTFPFVTSSNASSLGVGPGCGVPVQMINDFIGVVKAYTTRVGAGPFPSELDNEIGQYIRDKGHEYGTTTGRPRRCGWFDAMVVKYAAKIGGINEIAMMHLDTLAGLDEVKICTGYTIDGKEVKMFPSNIDRLAKVKCVYKTLKGFGQDLTEVDSFEKLPAEAKQYVKAVEDAVGLPVTIIGVGPSRKQTIFRK comes from the coding sequence ATGAATATCTGCGTTGTTGGTCTGCAGTGGGGCGATGAGGGTAAGGGCAAGGTTGTCGATATCCTTGCCGAGAAGAACGATATTGTCGTCCGCTACGGCGGCGGTGCAAACGCCGGCCATACGGTCGTTATCGGCGACAAGAAATTTGCCCTGCATCTTCTGCCCAGCGGCGCTATCAGACCCAATACCGCATGCGTCATCGCAAACGGCGTTGTCGTCGACCCGGAAGTTTTGCTCGGGGAAATCGATTCGCTTTCGGAAAGAGGCATAACTCTCGACGGAAGACTGCTTATCAGTGAAAACGCCCACGTCGTTCTCGATTATCATAAGGCCGAAGACAGATACAGAGAAGAGTCGCTTGGTAAAAATAAAATCGGAACTACTGTCCGCGGCATCGGGCCGTGCTATTCAGACAAGGTCGGCAGAAGTTACGCCGTCAGGATGGCGGATTTACTCAATATCGAAACGTTAAAGGGCAAACTTGAAAATATAGTTAATTACAAAAATAAGATTTTCGCTGCGCTTTACAACGCTCCTCCGATGAATGCGGCAGAGATTTATGAAAAATGCAAAATATATTCACAGAAATTGTCGAAATTTGTCTGCGATACCACAGCGTATCTGCACGAACAGATTGAATCGGGCAGAAATATTCTTTTCGAAGGCGCTCAGGGCGCATTGCTCGACCTTGACCACGGCACGTTTCCGTTCGTTACAAGTTCCAACGCCAGTTCGCTCGGCGTAGGGCCCGGCTGCGGTGTGCCTGTTCAGATGATTAATGATTTTATAGGCGTAGTCAAGGCATATACTACCCGTGTGGGAGCAGGGCCTTTCCCTTCGGAGCTTGATAACGAAATCGGCCAATACATTCGCGACAAGGGTCACGAATACGGTACGACGACTGGCAGACCGCGGCGCTGCGGCTGGTTCGACGCTATGGTTGTCAAATACGCCGCGAAAATCGGCGGCATAAATGAAATCGCTATGATGCATCTCGATACGCTCGCCGGTCTTGACGAAGTTAAAATATGCACAGGTTATACCATCGATGGCAAAGAAGTGAAAATGTTCCCGTCGAATATCGACAGGCTCGCGAAAGTTAAATGCGTTTATAAAACCCTGAAAGGCTTTGGCCAGGATTTAACCGAGGTCGACAGCTTCGAAAAACTTCCTGCCGAGGCGAAACAATACGTCAAAGCGGTCGAGGACGCCGTCGGTCTTCCTGTTACAATCATCGGCGTCGGCCCGTCAAGAAAACAGACAATTTTCAGGAAGTAA